Proteins encoded by one window of Thalassoglobus sp. JC818:
- a CDS encoding NAD(P)/FAD-dependent oxidoreductase, whose product MNHQSERSVPRVVVIGGGFGGVQVAKRLKRSPVQVTLLDRRNFHLFQPLLYQVATGGLATSNIATPLRYMFRKQKNCEVLLADVTGFDLQRKVVILRDGEVPYDHLVVAAGATHSYFGHEEWAHLAPGLKTIEDSAEIRRRIFMSFERAERESNLERRSELMTFVIVGGGPTGVELAGALAEIAQHTLKNDFHHIDPKEARILLIEAAPHILAHMPEDLSKRAAERVRSLGIEIRTQTKVVEIHPDRVTLQSGDQTEIVKTRTVLWGAGVKANPLGKLLATEAGLESDRAGRIPVQANLSLIDHPEIFVIGDIASCAGEDGRPLPGLAPVAMQQGQFVAKRIDAIVRGKKHDEVFHYKDRGSMATLGRSVAVAKIGKREYCGFFAWLMWLVVHLMQIVQFENRMLVLMQWIWNYFTFNRSARLITESPFSDASDPGKSTAASENAPSPSDA is encoded by the coding sequence ATGAATCATCAGTCAGAACGCTCAGTCCCTCGTGTCGTCGTGATTGGAGGCGGGTTCGGTGGTGTTCAAGTCGCTAAACGCTTGAAGAGATCGCCGGTCCAGGTCACTCTTCTGGACCGGCGAAACTTCCATTTGTTTCAACCACTCCTTTATCAAGTTGCCACCGGCGGACTCGCCACTTCGAACATCGCGACTCCGTTACGCTACATGTTTCGAAAACAAAAGAATTGCGAAGTTCTGCTTGCGGATGTAACTGGATTCGACCTGCAGAGAAAAGTCGTCATCCTGCGTGATGGTGAAGTCCCATACGATCATCTCGTCGTAGCTGCGGGAGCCACGCACAGCTACTTCGGACATGAAGAGTGGGCCCATCTTGCTCCCGGTCTGAAAACGATCGAAGACTCTGCAGAAATCCGAAGACGTATCTTCATGTCATTCGAACGTGCCGAACGAGAATCGAATCTTGAACGGCGTTCTGAGCTGATGACTTTTGTCATCGTCGGTGGAGGACCAACAGGCGTCGAACTGGCTGGAGCACTCGCGGAGATCGCGCAACATACCCTGAAGAATGACTTTCACCATATCGATCCCAAAGAAGCTCGAATTCTGCTCATCGAGGCAGCACCTCACATTCTGGCTCACATGCCTGAAGACTTGAGTAAACGTGCGGCGGAAAGAGTTCGGTCTCTCGGGATTGAGATTCGAACACAAACCAAAGTTGTCGAAATTCATCCCGATCGGGTGACGCTGCAGTCGGGAGATCAAACTGAGATCGTGAAAACACGCACAGTTCTCTGGGGAGCGGGTGTCAAAGCCAATCCACTTGGAAAATTACTCGCGACTGAAGCCGGACTGGAATCTGATCGTGCTGGCCGCATTCCTGTTCAGGCAAACCTCTCACTCATCGATCACCCCGAGATTTTTGTAATTGGCGACATCGCAAGTTGTGCGGGCGAAGATGGACGTCCATTGCCGGGGCTGGCTCCGGTCGCGATGCAGCAGGGACAGTTTGTCGCCAAGCGGATCGATGCCATTGTCCGCGGGAAGAAGCATGACGAGGTCTTTCACTATAAAGATCGCGGAAGCATGGCCACACTCGGCCGTTCGGTCGCTGTCGCCAAGATTGGAAAACGTGAGTACTGCGGATTTTTCGCGTGGTTGATGTGGTTGGTCGTCCATCTCATGCAGATCGTCCAATTCGAAAACAGAATGCTCGTGCTGATGCAGTGGATCTGGAACTACTTCACATTCAATCGGTCTGCCCGGCTCATCACCGAATCGCCGTTTTCTGATGCATCAGATCCCGGAAAATCAACTGCCGCTTCAGAAAATGCTCCTTCGCCCAGCGACGCTTGA